A single genomic interval of Salvelinus namaycush isolate Seneca chromosome 41, SaNama_1.0, whole genome shotgun sequence harbors:
- the LOC120034250 gene encoding glycylpeptide N-tetradecanoyltransferase 1-like isoform X1: protein MADENETAPKPEKEEEVEEDHGHCSDCENEEHHFDDGSDKGQGDDSGAKKKKNKKKKKSGATKEPAEEDPLGKVDVNSLPADKLQEIQKAIELFSVGQGPAKTMEEASRRSYQFWDTQPVPKLGEMVTSHGSIEPDKDNIREVPYSLPPGFTWDALDLGDAAVLKELYTLLNENYVEDDDNMFRFDYSPEFLLWALRPPGWLPQWHCGVRVNSNQKLVGFISAIPANIRIYDQDKKMVEINFLCVHKKLRSKRVAPVLIREITRRVNLKGIFQAVYTAGVVLPKPVGTCRYWHRSLNPRKLIEVKFSHLSRNMTMQRTMKLYRLNEAPKTSGLRPMTRKDVPAVHRLLLEYLSQFHLAPVMSPEEVEHWLLPQENIIDTYLVVTSGGKVTDFLSFYTLPSTIMNHPVHRSLKAAYSFYNVHTTTTLLDLMSDALILAKSKGFDVFNALDLMENKTFLEKLKFGIGDGNLQYYLYNWKCPSMGSEKVGLVLQ, encoded by the exons ATGGCGGATGAGAATGAGACAGCACCGAAGCcggagaaagaagaggaggtaGAAGAAGACCATGGACATTGCAGTGATTGCGAAAATGAAGAGCATCACTTTGATGATGG TAGTGACAAGGGCCAGGGAGATGACAGCGGtgccaagaagaagaaaaacaaaaagaagaagaagtcTGGGGCAACTAAAGAACCTGCGGAGGAGGATCCGCTAGGCAAGGTAGat gtGAACTCGCTGCCTGCTGATAAGCTGCAGGAGATCCAAAAGGCCATTGAACTGTTCTCTGTAGGCCAGGGCCCTGCCAAAACCATGGAGGAGGCAAGCCGACGCAGCTACCAGTTCTGGGACACACAGCCCGTCCCCAAGCTAG GGGAGATGGTGACGTCGCACGGTTCCATCGAGCCTGACAAAGACAACATCCGGGAGGTGCCCTACAGTCTTCCTCCAGGCTTCACGTGGGACGCCTTGGACCTGGGCGACGCCGCTGTG CTGAAGGAGCTGTACACTCTGCTCAATGAGAACTACGTGGAGGATGATGACAACATGTTCCGCTTCGACTACTCCCCAGAGTTCCTGCTCTG GGCTTTGCGTCCCCCAGGCTGGCTGCCCCAGTGGCATTGTGGGGTGAGGGTGAACTCCAACCAGAAGCTGGTGGGCTTCATCAGTGCCATCCCTGCCAACATCCGCATCTATGACCA AGATAAGAAGATGGTGGAGATCAACTTCCTGTGCGTCCACAAGAAGCTGCGCTCCAAGCGGGTAGCGCCAGTCCTGATCCGAGAGATCACTAGACGGGTCAACCTGAAGGGCATCTTCCAGGCTGTCTACACCGCTGGCGTGGTACTGCCCAAACCCGTGGGCACCTGCAG GTACTGGCATCGCTCGCTGAACCCACGCAAGCTGATCGAGGTGAAGTTCTCTCACCTGAGCCGGAACATGACTATGCAGCGCACCATGAAGCTGTACCGTCTGAATGAG GCCCCAAAGACGTCTGGCTTGCGGCCAATGACCAGGAAGGATGTTCCGGCGGTGCATCGCCTGCTCCTGGAGTACCTGAGCCAGTTCCACCTGGCCCCCGTCATGAGCCCCGAGGAGGTGGAGCACTGGCTGCTTCCCCAGGAGAACATCATCGACACCTACCTGGTCGTG ACCTCTGGGGGCAAGGTGACGGACTTCCTGAGCTTCTACACGCTCCCATCTACTATCATGAACCATCCAGTGCACCGCAGCCTCAAGGCAGCCTACTCCTTCTACAACGTGcataccaccaccaccctgtTGGACCTGATGTCTGATGCACTCATTCTGGCCAAGTCG AAAGGGTTTGATGTTTTCAATGCACTGGACCTGATGGAGAATAAGACTTTCCTGGAGAAGCTCAAGTTTGGCATCGGAGACGGGAATCTACAGTATTATCTGTACAATTGGAAGTGTCCTAGCATGGGATCGGAGAAG GTTGGCTTAGTACTACAGTGA
- the LOC120034250 gene encoding glycylpeptide N-tetradecanoyltransferase 1-like isoform X3 — MADENETAPKPEKEEEVEEDHGHCSDCENEEHHFDDGSDKGQGDDSGAKKKKNKKKKKSGATKEPAEEDPLGKVNSLPADKLQEIQKAIELFSVGQGPAKTMEEASRRSYQFWDTQPVPKLGEMVTSHGSIEPDKDNIREVPYSLPPGFTWDALDLGDAAVLKELYTLLNENYVEDDDNMFRFDYSPEFLLWALRPPGWLPQWHCGVRVNSNQKLVGFISAIPANIRIYDQDKKMVEINFLCVHKKLRSKRVAPVLIREITRRVNLKGIFQAVYTAGVVLPKPVGTCRYWHRSLNPRKLIEVKFSHLSRNMTMQRTMKLYRLNEAPKTSGLRPMTRKDVPAVHRLLLEYLSQFHLAPVMSPEEVEHWLLPQENIIDTYLVVTSGGKVTDFLSFYTLPSTIMNHPVHRSLKAAYSFYNVHTTTTLLDLMSDALILAKSKGFDVFNALDLMENKTFLEKLKFGIGDGNLQYYLYNWKCPSMGSEKVGLVLQ, encoded by the exons ATGGCGGATGAGAATGAGACAGCACCGAAGCcggagaaagaagaggaggtaGAAGAAGACCATGGACATTGCAGTGATTGCGAAAATGAAGAGCATCACTTTGATGATGG TAGTGACAAGGGCCAGGGAGATGACAGCGGtgccaagaagaagaaaaacaaaaagaagaagaagtcTGGGGCAACTAAAGAACCTGCGGAGGAGGATCCGCTAGGCAAG gtGAACTCGCTGCCTGCTGATAAGCTGCAGGAGATCCAAAAGGCCATTGAACTGTTCTCTGTAGGCCAGGGCCCTGCCAAAACCATGGAGGAGGCAAGCCGACGCAGCTACCAGTTCTGGGACACACAGCCCGTCCCCAAGCTAG GGGAGATGGTGACGTCGCACGGTTCCATCGAGCCTGACAAAGACAACATCCGGGAGGTGCCCTACAGTCTTCCTCCAGGCTTCACGTGGGACGCCTTGGACCTGGGCGACGCCGCTGTG CTGAAGGAGCTGTACACTCTGCTCAATGAGAACTACGTGGAGGATGATGACAACATGTTCCGCTTCGACTACTCCCCAGAGTTCCTGCTCTG GGCTTTGCGTCCCCCAGGCTGGCTGCCCCAGTGGCATTGTGGGGTGAGGGTGAACTCCAACCAGAAGCTGGTGGGCTTCATCAGTGCCATCCCTGCCAACATCCGCATCTATGACCA AGATAAGAAGATGGTGGAGATCAACTTCCTGTGCGTCCACAAGAAGCTGCGCTCCAAGCGGGTAGCGCCAGTCCTGATCCGAGAGATCACTAGACGGGTCAACCTGAAGGGCATCTTCCAGGCTGTCTACACCGCTGGCGTGGTACTGCCCAAACCCGTGGGCACCTGCAG GTACTGGCATCGCTCGCTGAACCCACGCAAGCTGATCGAGGTGAAGTTCTCTCACCTGAGCCGGAACATGACTATGCAGCGCACCATGAAGCTGTACCGTCTGAATGAG GCCCCAAAGACGTCTGGCTTGCGGCCAATGACCAGGAAGGATGTTCCGGCGGTGCATCGCCTGCTCCTGGAGTACCTGAGCCAGTTCCACCTGGCCCCCGTCATGAGCCCCGAGGAGGTGGAGCACTGGCTGCTTCCCCAGGAGAACATCATCGACACCTACCTGGTCGTG ACCTCTGGGGGCAAGGTGACGGACTTCCTGAGCTTCTACACGCTCCCATCTACTATCATGAACCATCCAGTGCACCGCAGCCTCAAGGCAGCCTACTCCTTCTACAACGTGcataccaccaccaccctgtTGGACCTGATGTCTGATGCACTCATTCTGGCCAAGTCG AAAGGGTTTGATGTTTTCAATGCACTGGACCTGATGGAGAATAAGACTTTCCTGGAGAAGCTCAAGTTTGGCATCGGAGACGGGAATCTACAGTATTATCTGTACAATTGGAAGTGTCCTAGCATGGGATCGGAGAAG GTTGGCTTAGTACTACAGTGA
- the LOC120034250 gene encoding glycylpeptide N-tetradecanoyltransferase 1-like isoform X4, with amino-acid sequence MADENETAPKPEKEEEVEEDHGHCSDCENEEHHFDDGDKGQGDDSGAKKKKNKKKKKSGATKEPAEEDPLGKVNSLPADKLQEIQKAIELFSVGQGPAKTMEEASRRSYQFWDTQPVPKLGEMVTSHGSIEPDKDNIREVPYSLPPGFTWDALDLGDAAVLKELYTLLNENYVEDDDNMFRFDYSPEFLLWALRPPGWLPQWHCGVRVNSNQKLVGFISAIPANIRIYDQDKKMVEINFLCVHKKLRSKRVAPVLIREITRRVNLKGIFQAVYTAGVVLPKPVGTCRYWHRSLNPRKLIEVKFSHLSRNMTMQRTMKLYRLNEAPKTSGLRPMTRKDVPAVHRLLLEYLSQFHLAPVMSPEEVEHWLLPQENIIDTYLVVTSGGKVTDFLSFYTLPSTIMNHPVHRSLKAAYSFYNVHTTTTLLDLMSDALILAKSKGFDVFNALDLMENKTFLEKLKFGIGDGNLQYYLYNWKCPSMGSEKVGLVLQ; translated from the exons ATGGCGGATGAGAATGAGACAGCACCGAAGCcggagaaagaagaggaggtaGAAGAAGACCATGGACATTGCAGTGATTGCGAAAATGAAGAGCATCACTTTGATGATGG TGACAAGGGCCAGGGAGATGACAGCGGtgccaagaagaagaaaaacaaaaagaagaagaagtcTGGGGCAACTAAAGAACCTGCGGAGGAGGATCCGCTAGGCAAG gtGAACTCGCTGCCTGCTGATAAGCTGCAGGAGATCCAAAAGGCCATTGAACTGTTCTCTGTAGGCCAGGGCCCTGCCAAAACCATGGAGGAGGCAAGCCGACGCAGCTACCAGTTCTGGGACACACAGCCCGTCCCCAAGCTAG GGGAGATGGTGACGTCGCACGGTTCCATCGAGCCTGACAAAGACAACATCCGGGAGGTGCCCTACAGTCTTCCTCCAGGCTTCACGTGGGACGCCTTGGACCTGGGCGACGCCGCTGTG CTGAAGGAGCTGTACACTCTGCTCAATGAGAACTACGTGGAGGATGATGACAACATGTTCCGCTTCGACTACTCCCCAGAGTTCCTGCTCTG GGCTTTGCGTCCCCCAGGCTGGCTGCCCCAGTGGCATTGTGGGGTGAGGGTGAACTCCAACCAGAAGCTGGTGGGCTTCATCAGTGCCATCCCTGCCAACATCCGCATCTATGACCA AGATAAGAAGATGGTGGAGATCAACTTCCTGTGCGTCCACAAGAAGCTGCGCTCCAAGCGGGTAGCGCCAGTCCTGATCCGAGAGATCACTAGACGGGTCAACCTGAAGGGCATCTTCCAGGCTGTCTACACCGCTGGCGTGGTACTGCCCAAACCCGTGGGCACCTGCAG GTACTGGCATCGCTCGCTGAACCCACGCAAGCTGATCGAGGTGAAGTTCTCTCACCTGAGCCGGAACATGACTATGCAGCGCACCATGAAGCTGTACCGTCTGAATGAG GCCCCAAAGACGTCTGGCTTGCGGCCAATGACCAGGAAGGATGTTCCGGCGGTGCATCGCCTGCTCCTGGAGTACCTGAGCCAGTTCCACCTGGCCCCCGTCATGAGCCCCGAGGAGGTGGAGCACTGGCTGCTTCCCCAGGAGAACATCATCGACACCTACCTGGTCGTG ACCTCTGGGGGCAAGGTGACGGACTTCCTGAGCTTCTACACGCTCCCATCTACTATCATGAACCATCCAGTGCACCGCAGCCTCAAGGCAGCCTACTCCTTCTACAACGTGcataccaccaccaccctgtTGGACCTGATGTCTGATGCACTCATTCTGGCCAAGTCG AAAGGGTTTGATGTTTTCAATGCACTGGACCTGATGGAGAATAAGACTTTCCTGGAGAAGCTCAAGTTTGGCATCGGAGACGGGAATCTACAGTATTATCTGTACAATTGGAAGTGTCCTAGCATGGGATCGGAGAAG GTTGGCTTAGTACTACAGTGA
- the LOC120034250 gene encoding glycylpeptide N-tetradecanoyltransferase 1-like isoform X2, producing MADENETAPKPEKEEEVEEDHGHCSDCENEEHHFDDGDKGQGDDSGAKKKKNKKKKKSGATKEPAEEDPLGKVDVNSLPADKLQEIQKAIELFSVGQGPAKTMEEASRRSYQFWDTQPVPKLGEMVTSHGSIEPDKDNIREVPYSLPPGFTWDALDLGDAAVLKELYTLLNENYVEDDDNMFRFDYSPEFLLWALRPPGWLPQWHCGVRVNSNQKLVGFISAIPANIRIYDQDKKMVEINFLCVHKKLRSKRVAPVLIREITRRVNLKGIFQAVYTAGVVLPKPVGTCRYWHRSLNPRKLIEVKFSHLSRNMTMQRTMKLYRLNEAPKTSGLRPMTRKDVPAVHRLLLEYLSQFHLAPVMSPEEVEHWLLPQENIIDTYLVVTSGGKVTDFLSFYTLPSTIMNHPVHRSLKAAYSFYNVHTTTTLLDLMSDALILAKSKGFDVFNALDLMENKTFLEKLKFGIGDGNLQYYLYNWKCPSMGSEKVGLVLQ from the exons ATGGCGGATGAGAATGAGACAGCACCGAAGCcggagaaagaagaggaggtaGAAGAAGACCATGGACATTGCAGTGATTGCGAAAATGAAGAGCATCACTTTGATGATGG TGACAAGGGCCAGGGAGATGACAGCGGtgccaagaagaagaaaaacaaaaagaagaagaagtcTGGGGCAACTAAAGAACCTGCGGAGGAGGATCCGCTAGGCAAGGTAGat gtGAACTCGCTGCCTGCTGATAAGCTGCAGGAGATCCAAAAGGCCATTGAACTGTTCTCTGTAGGCCAGGGCCCTGCCAAAACCATGGAGGAGGCAAGCCGACGCAGCTACCAGTTCTGGGACACACAGCCCGTCCCCAAGCTAG GGGAGATGGTGACGTCGCACGGTTCCATCGAGCCTGACAAAGACAACATCCGGGAGGTGCCCTACAGTCTTCCTCCAGGCTTCACGTGGGACGCCTTGGACCTGGGCGACGCCGCTGTG CTGAAGGAGCTGTACACTCTGCTCAATGAGAACTACGTGGAGGATGATGACAACATGTTCCGCTTCGACTACTCCCCAGAGTTCCTGCTCTG GGCTTTGCGTCCCCCAGGCTGGCTGCCCCAGTGGCATTGTGGGGTGAGGGTGAACTCCAACCAGAAGCTGGTGGGCTTCATCAGTGCCATCCCTGCCAACATCCGCATCTATGACCA AGATAAGAAGATGGTGGAGATCAACTTCCTGTGCGTCCACAAGAAGCTGCGCTCCAAGCGGGTAGCGCCAGTCCTGATCCGAGAGATCACTAGACGGGTCAACCTGAAGGGCATCTTCCAGGCTGTCTACACCGCTGGCGTGGTACTGCCCAAACCCGTGGGCACCTGCAG GTACTGGCATCGCTCGCTGAACCCACGCAAGCTGATCGAGGTGAAGTTCTCTCACCTGAGCCGGAACATGACTATGCAGCGCACCATGAAGCTGTACCGTCTGAATGAG GCCCCAAAGACGTCTGGCTTGCGGCCAATGACCAGGAAGGATGTTCCGGCGGTGCATCGCCTGCTCCTGGAGTACCTGAGCCAGTTCCACCTGGCCCCCGTCATGAGCCCCGAGGAGGTGGAGCACTGGCTGCTTCCCCAGGAGAACATCATCGACACCTACCTGGTCGTG ACCTCTGGGGGCAAGGTGACGGACTTCCTGAGCTTCTACACGCTCCCATCTACTATCATGAACCATCCAGTGCACCGCAGCCTCAAGGCAGCCTACTCCTTCTACAACGTGcataccaccaccaccctgtTGGACCTGATGTCTGATGCACTCATTCTGGCCAAGTCG AAAGGGTTTGATGTTTTCAATGCACTGGACCTGATGGAGAATAAGACTTTCCTGGAGAAGCTCAAGTTTGGCATCGGAGACGGGAATCTACAGTATTATCTGTACAATTGGAAGTGTCCTAGCATGGGATCGGAGAAG GTTGGCTTAGTACTACAGTGA